One genomic segment of Anopheles gambiae chromosome X unlocalized genomic scaffold, idAnoGambNW_F1_1 X_unloc_38, whole genome shotgun sequence includes these proteins:
- the LOC133394699 gene encoding J domain-containing protein DDB_G0295729-like, with translation MSGLGGDAHPQGSSGRVLRPRARSVSLNRVDALKVSDSTPVEPPPTAGIVYLSDDEEEELNCTILAGPSGLAVPPMGKVPLVVLDKLPSQSQQREEMTVPATSTPKAGKCSSAEPSLSEMNESLKLLAMQVAQLSKELSLCRKELQESLMKNAALERELETYRMGARSVIELQQQAAAAPMMTAQGAHSSSNRRGRQGPQQQEQRQQQQQHQQREQQQQQQQQQQQQQQQQQQQQRNQQREWQQQQQQQQHQQREQQQQQRVQQQNQQHLRQQQQQQQQRQQQQQQEQQELWTTVVRRRQNTQQQQQSNQPQQQQQQTGRYQPPQMRQQLQQQQQQRQPQRYVVAGSSQQQQQQHQQQQQKRKRPKPELIEISPGQNETFESVSLKIRKAVDDNGTHKELKDFIIMGRRTDKALLRLTLARSANATLILQQIRTIIGEAGTCRHVTEMAALVVNDIDPLAKEEELTALLENKIEGGAGIVSTSIRTMPDGTQRARVRLPAKAAKALDGTKLRLGFCISRVKMAPPTPKEHLRCYRCLEHGHNARDCRSPVDRQNVCIRCGQEGHKAGTCMEEIRCGKCDGPHVIGDRTCDRSATQ, from the coding sequence atgtcggggctgggcggtgatgcccatccccaagggagctcgggacgagtacttcgcccgagggctcgatcggtgtccctcaaccgggtcgacgcattaaaagtgtctgactcaacaccggtggagccaccacccaccgcaggcatcgtctacttgagtgatgatgaagaagaagaattgaactgcacgatcctcgcgggcccgtcgggattagcagttccaccaatggggaaggtgccattggtagtgctggacaagttgcccagccagagtcaacagcgcgaggagatgacggtaccggccacctcaacaccaaaggctggtaagtgttcttctgctgaaccatctctctcagagatgaacgagagcttgaagctcctggccatgcaggttgctcagctctcaaaggagcttagcctctgccgtaaggagctccaggaaagtttgatgaaaaatgcggcgcttgaacgggagctcgaaacgtacaggatgggcgcccgttcggtcatcgagctgcagcagcaagcagcagcagccccaatgaTGACAGCCCAGGGAGCCCACAGCTCTAGCAACCGTCGCGGTCGCCaaggaccacagcagcaggagcagcggcagcagcagcaacagcatcagcagcgggaacagcagcagcagcagcagcagcagcagcagcagcagcagcagcaacaacaacagcagcagcggaaccagcagcgtgaatggcagcagcagcagcagcagcagcagcatcaacagcgagaacagcagcagcagcaacgggtgcagcaacagaatcagcagcacctacgtcagcagcagcagcagcagcagcagcggcaacagcaacagcagcaggagcagcaagaattatggacgacggtagtgcgccgccgtcaaaatacacagcagcagcagcagtctaaccaaccgcagcaacaacaacagcagactgggcggtatcagccgccgcaaatgaggcagcagctacagcagcaacagcagcaacgacagccacagcgatatgtggtcgcaggctcgtcgcaacagcagcagcagcagcatcaacagcagcagcagaagcgtaagcgtcctaagcccgaactgatagagatctctcctggtcagaacgagactttcgagagcgtctccttgaaaatccgtaaagccgttgacgataatggcacacataaggagttaaaggatttcatcatcatgggccggcgcacagataaggcgttgctacgactgacgcttgctagatccgcaaacgcgaccttaattctccagcagatccgaacgatcatcggcgaggctggaacttgtcgacacgtgacggaaatggcggccttggtagtaaacgacatcgaccccctagccaaggaggaagagcttacagctctccttgaaaacaagatcgagggtggggcaggcatcgtctcaacgagcattaggacaatgccggatggcacccagcgggcacgcgtccgtctgccagccaaggccgccaaagcgctggatggtacgaagcttcgcttgggcttctgcatttccagagtgaagatggctcctccaacacccaaagagcatcttcgctgctaccgatgccttgagcacggccacaacgcccgcgattgtcggtcacctgtagaccgacaaaatgtttgcatccgttgcggacaggaaggtcacaaggctggtacatgcatggaagaaatacgctgcggcaaatgcgatggcccccatgttatcggggaccggacatgcgatcggtcggccacccaatga